The Methanosphaera stadtmanae DSM 3091 genome includes a window with the following:
- a CDS encoding 2-oxoacid:ferredoxin oxidoreductase subunit beta gives MADSKHPHEYMKYLREERLPHIFCPGCGNGIVLNTIFKGMELSDKSFDDLNMVSGIGCSSRIPGYVKCDSLHTTHGRAIAFATGLKIANPKRDVVVVTGDGDATSIGGNHLIHAARRNIDLTVICINNDIYGMTGGQISPTSPEGSFATTAPYGSTDMPFNIAEVAKAAGASYVAKYTTAQPMQVAQSIKDGLENKGFSFIEVISQCPTYYGRKNKIRTPVEMIHWFKENTITLEQSRNMTEDELKGKIITGVYVNKPRKEFITSSEEVIRKHSEIDPDDNINKAYMSD, from the coding sequence ATGGCTGACTCTAAACACCCTCATGAATACATGAAATATTTACGAGAAGAAAGATTACCACATATATTCTGTCCTGGTTGTGGAAATGGTATAGTACTAAATACAATATTTAAAGGAATGGAATTATCAGATAAATCATTTGATGATTTAAATATGGTTTCAGGTATAGGATGTTCATCAAGAATACCAGGATATGTAAAATGTGATTCTCTACATACAACTCATGGAAGAGCAATAGCATTTGCAACAGGACTAAAAATTGCTAATCCAAAAAGAGATGTTGTAGTAGTTACAGGTGATGGTGATGCAACATCTATTGGTGGAAATCATTTAATTCATGCAGCACGTAGAAATATAGATTTAACTGTAATATGCATAAACAATGATATCTATGGAATGACTGGTGGACAAATAAGTCCAACTAGTCCTGAAGGAAGTTTTGCAACAACAGCACCATATGGTTCTACTGACATGCCATTTAACATAGCAGAAGTTGCAAAGGCAGCAGGTGCATCATATGTTGCAAAGTACACTACAGCCCAACCAATGCAAGTGGCTCAAAGCATAAAAGATGGATTAGAAAATAAAGGATTTTCATTTATTGAAGTAATATCTCAATGTCCAACATATTATGGACGAAAAAACAAAATAAGAACACCTGTTGAAATGATTCACTGGTTTAAAGAAAATACAATAACACTGGAACAATCTAGGAATATGACAGAAGATGAATTAAAAGGTAAAATTATCACAGGTGTTTATGTAAATAAACCAAGAAAAGAATTTATAACTTCTTCAGAAGAAGTAATTAGAAAACATTCAGAAATTGATCCTGATGATAATATTAACAAAGCATATATGAGTGATTAA
- a CDS encoding 2-oxoacid:acceptor oxidoreductase subunit alpha has protein sequence MADKEYFVQGNEACALGALAAGCRFFAGYPITPSTEIAEIMSKKLPTVGGHFVQMEDEISAIGAIIGASWGGQKVVTATSGPGISLMQENIGYATMTETPIVIINMQRGSPSTGQPTRSAQADMMQTRWGSHGDYETISLAPSSVQECFDYTVKAFNLAEKYRCPVFVMADEIVGHMREKITVPEKVEIIPRTMPEKTDDTYLPYNAKSAQTTPMPSFGEGFNIHVTGLTHDERGYPNTDDADVHTQLVTRLCDKILKNRNEISQIESEYMEDADTVVLSYGIPSRSALTAVKQARERDLKVGYIKLGVVWPFPEEQLLKLTQNAKRIIVPELNLGQVYLEVDRVLGKHANVELLSKIGGALHTPKEILDKIMEE, from the coding sequence ATGGCAGATAAAGAATATTTTGTACAAGGAAATGAAGCCTGTGCACTTGGAGCATTAGCTGCAGGATGTAGATTTTTTGCAGGTTACCCTATTACACCATCCACAGAAATTGCTGAAATAATGTCTAAAAAATTACCTACAGTAGGTGGCCATTTTGTTCAAATGGAAGATGAAATATCTGCTATAGGTGCAATTATAGGGGCTTCATGGGGGGGACAAAAAGTTGTTACAGCAACAAGTGGTCCGGGTATATCTCTCATGCAAGAAAATATTGGATATGCTACAATGACAGAAACACCAATAGTAATAATTAACATGCAAAGAGGTTCACCATCAACAGGTCAACCTACAAGATCTGCTCAAGCAGATATGATGCAAACAAGATGGGGATCCCATGGAGATTATGAAACAATATCATTAGCACCATCATCAGTACAAGAATGTTTTGATTATACTGTTAAAGCATTTAATTTAGCAGAAAAATACAGATGCCCAGTATTTGTAATGGCTGATGAAATTGTTGGACATATGAGGGAAAAAATAACAGTACCTGAAAAAGTTGAAATTATACCAAGAACAATGCCAGAAAAAACAGATGATACATACCTACCATACAATGCTAAATCTGCACAAACAACACCAATGCCCTCATTTGGTGAAGGATTTAACATACATGTAACAGGTCTAACTCATGATGAAAGAGGATATCCAAATACAGATGATGCTGATGTTCACACACAACTAGTAACAAGATTATGTGATAAAATACTAAAAAATAGAAATGAAATATCACAAATTGAATCTGAATACATGGAAGATGCAGATACAGTAGTATTATCCTATGGAATACCTTCAAGATCTGCACTAACAGCAGTAAAACAAGCAAGAGAAAGGGACTTGAAAGTAGGATACATAAAACTTGGAGTAGTATGGCCATTTCCAGAAGAACAACTACTTAAATTAACACAAAATGCTAAAAGGATAATTGTACCAGAACTAAATCTAGGACAAGTATATCTTGAAGTAGATAGAGTACTTGGAAAACATGCAAATGTTGAATTATTATCTAAAATAGGTGGAGCATTACATACTCCAAAGGAAATATTAGATAAAATCATGGAGGAATAA
- a CDS encoding 4Fe-4S dicluster domain-containing protein: MLYINEELCKGCYICVDICPMDVYTPSETLNHKGVHIPIPDNEKCIKCNLCALMCPDQVISIEDDD, translated from the coding sequence ATGTTATACATAAATGAAGAATTGTGTAAAGGATGCTATATTTGTGTTGACATTTGTCCAATGGATGTGTATACCCCATCTGAAACACTAAATCATAAAGGTGTACATATACCTATTCCAGACAATGAAAAATGCATAAAATGTAACTTATGTGCATTAATGTGTCCTGATCAAGTAATTTCAATAGAGGATGATGATTAA
- a CDS encoding 2-oxoacid:ferredoxin oxidoreductase subunit gamma produces MRTEIRIAGFGGQGILMCGIVIAKAASLFDHIYAVQTQSYGPEARGGASRTEVVISDDEIDYPKVESPEIFVAMSHESLLKYIDDIQENATLIIDPDLVYDEEINDIVKSKNLKVYKSQATRTAEKVIGRKIVANIVMLGSFVKATGVISQDAAKQAILSSVPKGTEDMNMKAFEEGMNTVKIE; encoded by the coding sequence ATGAGGACAGAAATACGTATAGCAGGTTTTGGTGGACAGGGAATATTAATGTGTGGAATAGTAATAGCAAAAGCTGCATCTTTATTTGATCATATATATGCTGTACAAACACAATCCTATGGTCCAGAAGCAAGGGGAGGAGCTTCCCGTACAGAAGTTGTAATAAGTGATGATGAAATAGATTATCCAAAAGTGGAAAGTCCTGAAATATTTGTTGCAATGTCTCATGAATCATTACTAAAATATATTGATGATATACAAGAAAATGCAACACTAATAATTGATCCAGACTTAGTATATGACGAAGAAATAAATGATATAGTTAAAAGTAAGAATCTTAAAGTATACAAATCACAAGCAACAAGAACAGCTGAAAAAGTAATTGGTAGAAAAATTGTGGCAAACATAGTGATGTTAGGCTCCTTTGTTAAAGCAACTGGAGTAATAAGTCAGGATGCAGCAAAACAAGCAATACTTTCAAGTGTACCTAAAGGAACTGAAGATATGAATATGAAGGCATTTGAAGAAGGAATGAATACTGTTAAGATAGAATAA
- the sucC gene encoding ADP-forming succinate--CoA ligase subunit beta produces the protein MNIHEYVAKKIFRVSNIKIPESYLASSPEEAAEKTKLIGKPVAVKSQVLSGGRGKAGGILFADTPEEAAQRTKELFTKTIKDEKVTQVLIEEKVENKISEYYLSIILDRDAKKPLIMASMAGGMDIEQVAKESPEKIVKQYVEPLEEFMPYQARNIAFKMGVDTNEVSAVGNFIWKLYQAFNDYDATVAEINPLIKTPDGFIAADAKMAIDDDAFFRHKKLKQFDLEHEDDSDDLAYIKLDGNIAVIGNGAGLTLTGMDLIQYYGEKPATFLDVGGGASEEVITRALRLVLKNPKVKVIFLNVLGGITRADDVANAVVNVTKEHESDIPVVIRLTGTNEEEGQKILTEHNIPFETSMERAAQIAVAKLHGE, from the coding sequence ATGAATATACATGAATACGTAGCAAAGAAGATTTTTAGAGTATCAAATATTAAGATACCAGAAAGTTATTTGGCAAGCTCACCAGAAGAAGCAGCAGAAAAAACAAAATTAATAGGTAAACCTGTTGCAGTAAAATCACAAGTACTATCTGGTGGTCGTGGAAAAGCTGGTGGAATTCTATTTGCAGATACTCCAGAAGAAGCAGCACAAAGAACTAAAGAATTATTTACAAAAACAATTAAAGATGAAAAAGTTACTCAAGTTCTCATTGAAGAAAAGGTAGAAAATAAAATAAGTGAATACTACTTGTCTATTATTCTTGATAGGGATGCTAAAAAACCATTAATTATGGCAAGTATGGCTGGTGGAATGGATATTGAACAAGTAGCAAAGGAATCACCTGAAAAAATTGTAAAACAATATGTTGAACCATTAGAAGAATTCATGCCATATCAAGCACGTAACATTGCATTTAAAATGGGTGTTGATACAAATGAAGTATCTGCTGTAGGTAACTTTATATGGAAATTATATCAAGCATTCAATGATTATGATGCAACAGTAGCAGAAATAAATCCATTAATAAAAACACCTGATGGATTTATTGCAGCAGATGCAAAAATGGCAATAGATGATGATGCATTCTTTAGACATAAAAAATTAAAACAATTTGATTTAGAACATGAAGATGACTCAGATGATCTTGCATATATAAAACTCGATGGTAACATAGCAGTAATTGGTAATGGTGCAGGATTAACATTAACTGGTATGGATTTAATTCAATATTATGGTGAAAAACCAGCAACATTTCTTGATGTTGGTGGAGGAGCATCAGAAGAAGTTATTACAAGAGCTTTAAGATTAGTACTTAAAAATCCAAAAGTTAAAGTTATTTTCCTAAATGTTTTAGGTGGAATAACTCGTGCTGATGATGTTGCAAATGCTGTTGTTAATGTAACTAAAGAACATGAATCTGACATACCTGTTGTAATTAGATTAACTGGAACTAATGAAGAAGAAGGTCAAAAAATATTAACAGAACATAATATTCCATTTGAAACATCAATGGAGAGAGCAGCTCAAATTGCTGTTGCAAAGTTACATGGTGAATAG